Proteins encoded together in one Ignavibacteriales bacterium window:
- a CDS encoding glycosyltransferase family 39 protein, translating into MRHKIYLASICVIFFGIGLLRLNDLTIYTPDSSRYLIFANSLAHGNGFVDNTQPEPDMFSVQAPLYPIILIPSQLIFPFSLEAAKIWTLLWGILAIILFYRLILTFGNHGVALGASIMFAFNPLTFIYSTEVLSEAPFLSFLFISFIWLDKKIENKKNLIISVWSIAAVALLREIGVVLAVGAVISCLLQKEWRRAFIIAGAVVSLMGLWYLRNHYLIGDIPEGQSSNYSLLAQHFVTTPETPLINEIALRVWLNIKLYFYQLGGMVIYPLFIAHQFKLQLLSSGIYTGLVSFFAGAGKFLVLFVVIPFVARGIVLDFQSSTTALLKSIFLFLYLCTIFLYPVYDIRFLMPVLPLIIYYSCRTIIKYKNDYTYRKIFQNKYIITAVVVILLSPNFISAWEILKLNTTYRSSPVEFFKKYGKEEHCPIMFTQPWSMLGEWISRNLPDSVTIASPAKNLSTVIGNRKMIEIDQGVVQPVFETLLRDNNVGYILSPSRGQDLKIFHFLMLESKRLWFEKVYSVGNLYLYKIHSRFREPATSGAVLTYSSDSTTVNYLVEQGRADMLDGKYDEARSIFSRALEIDSLHPALIYQMIVCRSLACDSVDAMKHYNTLYKLPQSLGFIFQSRLHLQAMEQVLNTRIEKFELSRGVESFKTASLYWKLGYPRRAQEILDDYLKSDSTYFVGLLWGIHFNLQNGDTAHAKKYLATLKNIDQKNQVVSAFDTIFNLYDSLAMIESVTEKSELYFNIGEQYKRIELFEEAIDQFERAVYYDPRNEPAFLSLGQVFETKSKFRVANKVYRNALEINPTNFALQNHIDSLELKIKR; encoded by the coding sequence ATGAGACACAAAATATATTTGGCCTCGATTTGTGTCATATTTTTCGGAATCGGATTGTTACGGCTGAACGATCTGACAATATATACACCTGATAGCAGCCGCTATCTTATCTTTGCAAATTCTCTTGCTCATGGAAACGGATTTGTAGATAATACACAGCCGGAACCGGATATGTTTTCAGTTCAGGCACCTCTTTATCCGATCATTTTAATTCCCTCTCAACTGATTTTTCCGTTTTCACTTGAAGCCGCAAAAATTTGGACACTTCTCTGGGGCATTCTTGCGATCATATTGTTTTATAGACTCATCCTTACCTTCGGTAATCACGGAGTTGCACTTGGCGCTTCAATAATGTTCGCGTTTAATCCTCTGACTTTTATTTACAGCACCGAAGTTTTATCGGAAGCCCCGTTTCTTTCTTTTCTCTTTATTTCATTCATATGGTTAGATAAAAAAATAGAGAACAAAAAAAATCTAATTATATCTGTTTGGTCAATCGCGGCTGTCGCGCTTTTACGTGAAATCGGTGTTGTACTTGCAGTCGGGGCAGTCATCTCTTGTTTACTGCAGAAAGAATGGAGACGCGCCTTCATAATCGCCGGCGCTGTGGTTTCATTAATGGGGTTGTGGTATCTGAGGAATCATTATTTGATCGGCGATATTCCCGAAGGACAATCGAGCAATTATTCATTACTTGCACAGCATTTTGTTACAACACCCGAAACTCCTTTAATTAACGAAATTGCTTTGCGTGTTTGGCTGAATATCAAATTATATTTTTATCAACTTGGCGGAATGGTAATTTATCCGTTGTTCATTGCTCATCAGTTCAAGCTGCAATTATTATCGTCGGGCATCTATACCGGATTAGTCTCGTTCTTTGCAGGTGCCGGGAAGTTTCTCGTTCTTTTTGTGGTTATACCTTTTGTCGCTAGAGGAATTGTCCTCGATTTTCAGTCATCAACAACTGCGTTGCTGAAATCTATTTTTCTTTTCCTTTATTTATGCACAATATTCCTATATCCTGTTTATGATATCCGATTTCTGATGCCTGTTCTGCCATTGATCATCTATTATTCATGCAGGACAATCATAAAATATAAAAACGACTACACGTATAGAAAAATATTTCAAAATAAATATATAATAACCGCAGTCGTGGTGATATTGCTGTCTCCGAATTTCATTAGTGCGTGGGAAATATTAAAACTTAATACCACCTACCGATCTTCACCGGTTGAATTCTTCAAGAAATATGGCAAAGAGGAACATTGTCCAATCATGTTCACACAGCCATGGTCGATGTTAGGTGAGTGGATTTCAAGAAATTTACCCGACAGCGTGACAATTGCTAGTCCGGCGAAAAATCTCTCAACCGTTATTGGAAATAGAAAAATGATCGAAATCGATCAAGGTGTGGTCCAGCCGGTGTTCGAGACGTTACTGCGCGATAATAATGTCGGGTATATACTTTCGCCAAGCCGCGGACAAGATTTAAAAATATTTCATTTCCTGATGCTTGAATCGAAAAGGTTATGGTTCGAAAAGGTATATTCGGTCGGAAATTTATATTTATATAAAATTCACTCCAGATTTCGCGAGCCGGCAACTTCCGGTGCAGTGCTCACTTATTCAAGCGATTCAACAACTGTAAATTATTTAGTTGAACAGGGACGCGCCGATATGCTAGACGGTAAATACGATGAAGCACGTTCGATATTTTCACGAGCTCTGGAAATTGATTCATTGCACCCTGCATTGATTTACCAGATGATTGTATGCAGATCTCTTGCGTGCGATTCTGTGGATGCAATGAAACATTATAATACGCTTTATAAATTACCGCAGTCTCTCGGTTTTATTTTTCAATCCCGCCTTCATCTGCAAGCAATGGAACAAGTATTGAATACCAGAATTGAAAAATTTGAACTAAGCAGAGGAGTTGAATCATTCAAAACCGCATCCCTTTACTGGAAATTGGGTTATCCGCGCCGTGCGCAAGAAATTCTTGATGACTATCTTAAAAGCGATTCGACATATTTTGTCGGTTTGCTTTGGGGTATACATTTCAATCTTCAGAATGGAGATACGGCTCATGCAAAGAAATATTTAGCGACACTTAAGAATATCGACCAAAAAAATCAAGTTGTATCTGCCTTCGATACGATCTTCAATTTGTACGATTCACTGGCGATGATTGAATCAGTCACGGAGAAGAGTGAATTATATTTCAACATCGGTGAGCAATATAAACGAATCGAGTTGTTTGAAGAGGCGATTGATCAGTTCGAGCGGGCTGTTTATTATGATCCACGGAATGAGCCTGCGTTTCTCTCTCTTGGACAGGTATTCGAAACAAAATCAAAATTTAGAGTTGCAAATAAAGTATATCGAAACGCTTTGGAGATAAATCCTACCAATTTTGCGTTGCAAAATCATATAGATTCTCTTGAATTAAAAATAAAAAGATAA
- a CDS encoding TIGR02253 family HAD-type hydrolase: protein MIKAVVFDLDNTLVDFMAMKRQAIEAAIHAMIDAGLNIPQEEVQSRIDTIYKERGMEFQSVFDQLLYDVFNKVDYKILSAGIIAYRRAREAALVPYPHVYLTLVELLKRSIKLAVVSDAPAREAWLRLCYLNFHHIFDAVVTFDDTGERKPKPEPFRKALERLNVKPEDSLMVGDWAERDMIGAANIGMKTVFARYGDTFGTIETHADFEINDIKDLLLIVDEENG, encoded by the coding sequence ATGATAAAAGCTGTCGTCTTCGATCTTGACAATACGCTCGTAGATTTCATGGCAATGAAGCGACAAGCAATAGAAGCGGCGATTCATGCTATGATAGATGCCGGTTTAAATATTCCCCAGGAAGAGGTGCAGTCGCGAATCGATACGATTTACAAAGAAAGGGGAATGGAATTCCAAAGTGTTTTCGATCAGCTTTTGTACGATGTCTTTAACAAAGTCGATTATAAAATCCTTTCTGCAGGCATTATCGCTTACCGGCGCGCACGCGAAGCGGCTCTTGTTCCATATCCCCACGTTTATCTCACGCTGGTAGAATTATTAAAACGGAGTATCAAACTCGCGGTAGTTTCGGATGCGCCAGCGCGTGAAGCATGGTTGAGATTATGCTACTTAAACTTCCATCACATATTTGATGCGGTTGTCACCTTCGATGATACGGGTGAACGTAAACCCAAACCGGAACCTTTTAGAAAAGCTCTTGAAAGATTGAATGTTAAACCTGAAGATTCGCTGATGGTTGGCGACTGGGCAGAGCGTGACATGATCGGCGCGGCGAATATTGGGATGAAAACTGTCTTTGCCCGCTATGGCGACACATTCGGTACGATTGAAACACACGCTGATTTTGAGATCAACGACATAAAAGATTTACTGCTTATAGTCGACGAGGAGAACGGATAA
- the acpS gene encoding holo-ACP synthase — MVEGVGVDVVEISRFKKSIDEFGEHFLNKIFTDKERAYADSKMYQVQHLAARFAVKEAVAKALAKGWSGGFKWKDVEVENDDAGKPSVILYGHVKEILSGSNVLVSISHSENVVIAFAIIEKR; from the coding sequence ATGGTTGAAGGAGTAGGCGTTGATGTTGTTGAGATATCCCGATTTAAAAAATCGATAGATGAATTCGGTGAACATTTCCTGAACAAGATCTTTACCGATAAAGAACGCGCCTATGCCGATTCCAAAATGTATCAGGTACAGCATCTTGCCGCGCGTTTTGCCGTAAAAGAGGCGGTCGCGAAAGCGCTGGCAAAAGGGTGGAGCGGCGGTTTTAAATGGAAAGATGTTGAAGTTGAAAACGATGATGCTGGAAAGCCGTCGGTTATTCTTTACGGACATGTGAAAGAGATATTATCGGGAAGCAACGTGTTAGTTTCGATTTCTCATTCCGAGAATGTGGTGATCGCGTTCGCGATCATCGAAAAGCGATAA
- a CDS encoding MerR family transcriptional regulator produces the protein MKQLGIKKLYYSISEVSKITDLEQYVLRYWETEFEQLQPAKNRAGNRIYTNKEIKLILFIKKLLREERYTIEGAKQILATYLPDADNGEQLELIPEQSQSSDVSVQPNVVPVSKSVDNRLSNDLVEIKMFLEELLVKLT, from the coding sequence ATGAAACAGCTTGGAATAAAAAAACTTTACTACTCGATCAGCGAGGTCAGCAAGATCACCGATCTTGAGCAGTATGTGCTAAGGTACTGGGAAACGGAATTCGAACAACTTCAACCAGCGAAAAACCGTGCCGGGAACCGCATTTATACCAACAAAGAAATTAAGCTGATTCTTTTTATAAAGAAATTACTTCGGGAAGAACGGTACACCATTGAAGGCGCTAAACAAATTCTTGCGACTTATTTACCCGATGCCGATAACGGTGAGCAGTTAGAGTTGATACCGGAACAATCCCAAAGCTCCGATGTCTCCGTTCAACCGAATGTTGTGCCTGTTTCTAAAAGTGTCGACAATCGGTTATCTAACGATCTTGTGGAAATAAAAATGTTCCTCGAAGAGTTGTTGGTGAAGTTAACCTAA
- a CDS encoding alanine--glyoxylate aminotransferase family protein, with protein MRKKLFIPGPTEVAPEVLQKMATPMIGHRSKDASALQREITEKLRKLMFTQNPILLSTTSGSGLMEGAIRSITAKRAVVFSVGAFGDRWFKMAEANGVPAEKHSAEMGKPTTPEDVEKYLSTGKYDVFTITHNETSTGIMHDLQPFADLKKKYPDVYWLVDAVSSLGGVKIDVDKLGIDVCITSTQKALALPPGMSIASVSMRAIEHAKTVKNRGLYLDIVDLYNYIEKKDHQYPSTPSLSHMFALNFQLDRILAEGLDARFKRHFEMAEFTRAWAKKHFALFPVEKYSSQTLTTITNTKNINVGDLNSALGKVGLQISNGYGDLKEKTFRIAHMGELTMADIKEVTSAIEKVLSL; from the coding sequence ATGAGAAAAAAATTATTTATACCCGGACCTACAGAAGTAGCTCCAGAAGTTTTACAGAAAATGGCAACACCGATGATCGGACACCGATCTAAAGACGCGTCGGCTCTTCAGCGTGAAATTACCGAAAAGCTCCGCAAGCTAATGTTCACTCAGAATCCGATTTTACTTTCAACAACATCCGGCTCCGGTTTAATGGAGGGCGCAATCCGCTCTATCACTGCAAAGCGTGCTGTTGTGTTTTCTGTCGGTGCGTTCGGCGACCGTTGGTTCAAAATGGCAGAGGCGAATGGCGTACCGGCAGAAAAACATTCTGCCGAGATGGGTAAACCAACTACGCCAGAAGATGTTGAAAAATATTTATCAACAGGTAAGTACGATGTTTTTACAATCACGCATAACGAAACAAGCACAGGCATAATGCACGATCTTCAACCATTTGCCGACTTAAAGAAAAAATATCCGGATGTTTACTGGCTCGTGGATGCTGTAAGTTCACTTGGCGGTGTTAAGATTGATGTAGATAAATTAGGTATCGATGTTTGTATAACATCAACCCAAAAGGCGCTCGCGCTTCCGCCGGGAATGTCGATTGCGTCGGTTTCGATGCGGGCAATAGAACACGCAAAGACAGTAAAGAACCGCGGCTTATATCTTGATATAGTTGATCTTTATAATTACATCGAGAAAAAAGATCATCAGTACCCGTCAACTCCTTCGCTCTCGCATATGTTCGCTCTGAATTTCCAATTAGACAGAATATTGGCTGAAGGTTTAGATGCCAGATTCAAACGTCATTTTGAAATGGCAGAATTCACACGCGCATGGGCGAAGAAGCATTTCGCTTTATTCCCTGTTGAAAAATATTCATCGCAAACATTAACAACAATCACCAACACGAAGAATATTAATGTTGGCGATCTGAATTCTGCGCTGGGAAAAGTTGGATTACAAATTTCTAATGGATACGGCGATTTGAAAGAAAAAACTTTCCGTATCGCTCATATGGGCGAGTTGACAATGGCCGATATTAAAGAGGTGACTTCGGCAATTGAAAAAGTATTATCACTTTAA
- a CDS encoding D-2-hydroxyacid dehydrogenase has product MMKILISDGIEDIGKKILIESGLDVVDKKLTPEELLKEIPQYDAIIVRSATKVTKEVIDAGKNLKAIARGGVGLDNIDVPYAKGKGIKVLNTPGASSISVAELAIGHMFALSRFLHLSNTEMREGKWPKKEYSKGVELTGKTLGLIGIGNIGKEVAKRALGLGMRVIAHDPFVTSTELNVKLVSKDDVLKNSDYISLHIPLDKKTGPTITKKEFDLMKKGVILINCARGGVVSEKDLLEALKNGRVARAAMDVFENEPPTPEESELIKHPNVSVTPHIGASTNEAQERVGEEIAQKVVQALK; this is encoded by the coding sequence ATTATGAAAATTTTAATCTCTGATGGAATTGAAGATATTGGGAAAAAGATTTTAATCGAATCGGGTCTTGATGTCGTTGATAAAAAATTAACTCCCGAAGAGTTGCTGAAAGAAATTCCGCAGTACGACGCAATCATCGTTCGCTCCGCGACGAAGGTGACAAAAGAAGTCATTGACGCGGGAAAGAATCTGAAAGCCATAGCGCGCGGCGGTGTTGGACTTGATAACATAGATGTTCCGTATGCGAAAGGAAAAGGAATCAAAGTGTTGAACACTCCCGGCGCATCATCTATTTCCGTAGCTGAACTTGCCATCGGGCATATGTTTGCGTTGAGCAGATTCTTGCATTTATCAAACACCGAAATGCGCGAAGGAAAATGGCCCAAAAAAGAATACAGCAAAGGCGTTGAGCTTACCGGAAAAACGTTGGGACTTATCGGTATTGGAAATATCGGTAAAGAAGTGGCAAAGCGCGCACTGGGTTTAGGAATGAGAGTGATCGCGCATGATCCTTTTGTTACAAGTACCGAATTGAATGTTAAACTTGTAAGCAAGGATGATGTTCTTAAGAATTCAGATTACATCTCGTTGCATATCCCCTTGGATAAAAAAACAGGTCCGACAATAACAAAGAAAGAGTTTGACCTGATGAAGAAGGGTGTAATTCTGATTAATTGCGCGAGAGGTGGAGTAGTTTCGGAAAAAGATCTTCTCGAAGCGTTAAAGAACGGCAGAGTGGCACGCGCGGCGATGGATGTTTTCGAGAACGAGCCTCCAACACCGGAAGAAAGCGAGTTAATTAAGCATCCGAATGTTTCTGTTACACCTCATATCGGTGCGTCAACGAACGAAGCGCAGGAACGTGTTGGAGAAGAGATAGCTCAGAAGGTTGTACAGGCATTAAAATAA
- a CDS encoding DUF1015 domain-containing protein yields the protein MATFKPFKGFRPLPKYAKSVAARPYDVLNSEEARIEAKGNPISFLHVGKPEIDLPVGTNLYDESVYQKGKENLQKLINDGIIKEDETPCFYLYAQVMGTHTQYGIVGCASVEEYLNNTIKKHELTRKDKEDDRTKHVKVTNAHSGPIFLTYRATDMIDSMINKIKNTKPEVDFIADDGIGHKLWIIADAKQIDEISTAFSKVPSLYVADGHHRSAAAARVGKEYADANPRHTGKEEYNFFLAVLFPHNQLKIMDYNRVVKDLNGRTVNEFKSEVKKFFDVRDSLNPVHPGAKGEIGMYLDHHWYLLKIKNEYLVNPNPVEKLDVAILQNYFLKPVLGIEDPRTDKRIDFVGGIRGLAELERRVNSGEMAVAFALYPTSIEELLAIADAGKIMPPKSTWFEPKLRDGIVVHFLS from the coding sequence ATGGCAACATTTAAACCTTTTAAAGGGTTCAGACCACTTCCCAAATATGCGAAATCTGTGGCGGCTAGACCTTATGATGTATTAAATTCAGAAGAAGCACGAATTGAGGCGAAAGGAAATCCAATTTCTTTCCTTCATGTTGGTAAACCGGAAATTGACCTTCCTGTCGGGACAAATCTTTACGATGAATCAGTTTATCAAAAAGGGAAAGAGAATCTTCAAAAGCTGATCAACGATGGTATCATAAAAGAAGATGAAACTCCATGCTTTTATCTCTATGCCCAAGTTATGGGAACTCATACGCAGTACGGTATAGTAGGGTGTGCGTCGGTTGAGGAATATTTGAACAATACGATTAAGAAGCACGAGTTAACAAGAAAAGATAAAGAAGACGATCGAACTAAACATGTGAAAGTAACAAACGCGCATTCGGGTCCTATCTTCTTAACGTATCGCGCAACTGATATGATTGATTCGATGATAAATAAAATTAAAAACACAAAGCCGGAAGTAGATTTTATAGCTGACGATGGTATCGGACATAAATTATGGATAATAGCAGACGCGAAACAGATAGATGAGATAAGTACCGCGTTCAGCAAAGTACCCTCTTTATATGTTGCCGATGGACATCATCGTTCCGCCGCCGCCGCGCGGGTGGGGAAAGAGTATGCGGATGCCAATCCACGTCATACGGGGAAAGAAGAATATAATTTCTTCCTTGCGGTTCTCTTCCCGCACAATCAATTGAAGATAATGGATTATAACCGGGTTGTTAAAGATTTAAATGGACGTACGGTTAATGAATTTAAATCAGAAGTGAAAAAGTTTTTTGATGTAAGAGATAGCTTAAATCCGGTTCATCCGGGAGCCAAAGGTGAAATTGGAATGTACCTTGATCATCATTGGTATTTACTAAAAATTAAGAATGAATACCTTGTTAATCCTAATCCGGTAGAAAAACTTGATGTTGCAATCTTACAAAATTATTTCTTAAAGCCCGTGCTTGGTATCGAAGATCCAAGAACGGATAAGAGAATCGATTTTGTCGGCGGAATACGTGGACTTGCAGAGCTGGAAAGACGTGTAAATTCGGGCGAGATGGCCGTAGCATTCGCTCTTTATCCTACTTCGATAGAAGAATTATTGGCAATTGCGGATGCAGGGAAGATTATGCCGCCGAAGTCAACATGGTTCGAACCGAAACTTCGAGATGGAATAGTTGTTCATTTTTTAAGTTGA
- a CDS encoding DMT family transporter, translated as MSDLNQNIPYLGELSALLTAFLWAGSSMAFASATKRLGSFNVNISRLLLAAAYLIVLIPVAGFDIGISLKQGIYLCASGVVGLSIGDTFLFKSYQLIGARVTMLMMSLAPAIAALLSYYILNESISFTGIVGIIITIAGIVLVVIDRESDGFQKNKIIPLGIIYAFIAAAGQGAGLVLAKMAFQEGSINGFVATGFRIIASLILILPFAILTKRYGNPIKTFRGNSTAFWLTISGSFLGPFFGITFSLIAIANTNVGIASTIMAMVPILMLPLVKFIYKEKLTMTAIIGSFIAVGGVVVLFLR; from the coding sequence ATGTCTGACCTTAATCAAAACATACCATACTTGGGTGAACTGAGTGCGCTTCTTACAGCATTTTTATGGGCTGGAAGTTCGATGGCATTCGCTTCGGCAACCAAGCGTCTTGGTTCGTTCAATGTAAATATATCGCGTTTGCTTCTTGCCGCTGCTTACCTGATTGTTTTAATTCCTGTCGCCGGTTTTGATATCGGGATATCATTGAAGCAGGGAATTTATCTTTGCGCTAGTGGAGTTGTAGGTCTTTCGATTGGGGATACGTTTTTATTCAAATCTTACCAGTTAATTGGTGCACGCGTTACAATGCTGATGATGTCGCTCGCTCCGGCAATTGCGGCTTTGCTTAGCTATTACATTCTCAATGAAAGTATATCATTTACCGGTATCGTTGGAATTATTATTACAATAGCAGGAATTGTTCTTGTTGTTATAGATCGCGAGTCAGACGGATTTCAAAAGAATAAAATCATTCCTCTTGGAATTATATATGCTTTTATTGCTGCTGCGGGACAAGGTGCGGGGTTGGTGCTTGCTAAGATGGCATTTCAGGAAGGAAGTATAAATGGTTTCGTCGCAACCGGATTTCGCATCATCGCCTCACTTATTTTAATCTTACCTTTCGCGATTCTAACAAAGAGATATGGAAATCCTATAAAAACATTCCGGGGTAACAGCACCGCTTTTTGGCTGACGATTTCAGGTTCATTCCTCGGACCGTTCTTCGGGATTACATTCAGTTTAATCGCAATCGCGAATACAAATGTCGGAATCGCTTCAACAATTATGGCAATGGTTCCGATATTAATGCTGCCGCTTGTTAAATTTATTTACAAAGAAAAATTAACAATGACAGCGATTATAGGATCTTTCATTGCGGTAGGTGGGGTAGTGGTGCTTTTCTTGCGCTGA
- a CDS encoding glycosyltransferase family 39 protein, which produces MNSKEENNKLTYLLLLLVILIVTILRIRFLGFPLERDEGGFAYMGKLILQGIPPYISGYDFKPPGLYLTYAIFLKIFGLTAGAIHIGLLLFNAASMVLIFEFTKRLFGTDEGVISALIYGVLALAPGVLGFAAHATHFVVFWMLLGIILVMQFHKTGKIFLLISSGIAFSLLVLMKQPGVMFFGFGVVLLLYPPNRIKFNLSNALKNISLFILGFILPFALILFWYRTLNAVDKFIFWNFEYGLKFSNLVKSSEGISEFMMIFPEVAHDFLPVWIITAIGFIIILADRKQRYSRVIIMLFLFTSVVAVSLGLHFRNHYFVMILPIVGILTGYLINKFTHLIASNKTELFKSILSLLLGLLIVGYGIILNRSYFIYDDLNTISRRIYNPNPFADSETIAKYIRSKTQKHDKIAILGSEPQILFYADRTSATPYLFTYFLMEPHPYSLTMQKEMASNIEAEKPKLLIYINHPISWVVWQNSQMYIFTWADKFIKEYYSLTGLVDVVSPDKSIIKWGDNASSYADLDRATVLIFERK; this is translated from the coding sequence TTGAATTCAAAAGAAGAAAATAACAAATTAACATACCTACTATTACTTCTGGTAATACTCATTGTTACCATTCTTCGCATCCGTTTCCTCGGGTTTCCGCTTGAACGAGATGAGGGCGGATTCGCTTATATGGGCAAATTGATTCTTCAAGGAATCCCCCCTTACATATCAGGATATGATTTTAAACCTCCGGGTCTGTATTTGACTTACGCGATCTTTCTTAAAATTTTCGGACTAACTGCCGGCGCCATTCATATCGGATTACTGTTATTTAACGCAGCGTCAATGGTGTTGATCTTCGAATTTACAAAAAGATTATTTGGCACCGATGAAGGAGTAATTTCAGCTTTAATTTATGGAGTGTTGGCTTTGGCTCCAGGCGTTCTCGGATTTGCTGCTCATGCAACACACTTCGTTGTTTTCTGGATGCTTCTCGGCATTATTCTTGTGATGCAATTCCATAAAACGGGAAAGATATTTCTACTTATCTCTTCAGGAATTGCTTTCAGTCTTTTGGTTCTGATGAAACAACCGGGCGTAATGTTTTTCGGATTCGGAGTCGTATTATTATTGTATCCTCCAAACCGAATAAAATTCAATCTGAGTAATGCATTAAAAAATATTTCACTGTTTATCCTCGGATTTATTCTCCCATTCGCACTAATTCTTTTTTGGTATCGAACTCTGAATGCCGTTGACAAATTCATCTTCTGGAATTTCGAATATGGTTTGAAGTTCAGCAATCTTGTTAAAAGTAGTGAGGGGATTAGCGAGTTCATGATGATCTTTCCCGAGGTTGCGCACGATTTCCTGCCGGTTTGGATTATCACTGCAATCGGCTTTATTATAATTCTAGCAGACCGAAAGCAACGATACTCAAGAGTTATAATTATGCTATTTCTCTTCACATCGGTGGTCGCGGTTAGCTTAGGTCTTCATTTCCGTAATCATTATTTCGTAATGATCCTTCCAATCGTTGGTATTCTCACAGGATATCTCATCAATAAATTTACACACTTGATAGCATCCAATAAAACGGAATTATTCAAATCAATCTTATCGTTACTTTTAGGTTTATTGATTGTCGGTTACGGAATCATCTTGAACCGATCTTATTTTATCTATGATGATCTCAATACTATTTCCCGACGTATATACAATCCTAATCCATTCGCCGATTCAGAAACTATAGCGAAATATATTCGATCCAAAACCCAAAAACACGATAAAATTGCGATACTCGGTTCTGAACCGCAAATATTGTTTTATGCGGATAGAACTTCGGCAACACCGTATCTTTTCACATATTTTCTGATGGAACCGCATCCTTATAGTTTAACAATGCAAAAAGAAATGGCAAGCAATATAGAAGCGGAAAAACCCAAACTTCTGATATATATCAATCATCCGATTTCATGGGTCGTATGGCAGAATTCTCAAATGTATATCTTTACATGGGCGGATAAATTCATTAAAGAGTATTACTCGCTTACAGGATTAGTTGATGTTGTCTCTCCGGATAAATCAATTATAAAATGGGGAGATAATGCGAGTTCATATGCGGATTTGGATCGTGCAACAGTTCTTATCTTCGAACGAAAATGA
- a CDS encoding glycosyltransferase family 2 protein — protein MKLKYLDFSVKKNKVIVVFPAYRAEKTLEQTINDVPKEIVSEMILVDDCSNDRTVEIAKRLGMTVHQHQTNTGYGGNQKTCYKLALDRGADIIIMLHPDYQYDPRLIRYFVEYISDGYFDVMLGSRIRSRKEALAGGMPKYKYLSNRFLSVIENIVTGQNLSEWHTGMRGYKREVIESIDYLHNSDDFVFDSQVLFQIIAKGYRIGEIPVPVRYFPESSSINFKASVRYGIGTVWEAVKYLFSKKQF, from the coding sequence ATTAAACTTAAGTATCTCGATTTTTCCGTGAAAAAGAATAAAGTTATTGTAGTATTTCCGGCTTACCGCGCCGAAAAAACACTCGAGCAAACGATTAATGATGTTCCGAAAGAAATTGTCAGCGAGATGATCCTTGTCGATGATTGCAGCAATGATCGTACTGTGGAAATCGCAAAACGTTTAGGTATGACAGTACATCAACATCAAACTAATACCGGTTACGGTGGCAACCAAAAAACCTGCTACAAACTTGCTCTCGATCGTGGCGCCGACATTATAATTATGCTTCATCCCGACTATCAGTACGATCCAAGATTGATTCGTTATTTCGTAGAGTATATATCCGATGGTTATTTCGACGTGATGCTCGGCTCCCGTATCCGCTCAAGAAAAGAAGCTCTCGCAGGAGGCATGCCGAAATATAAATATCTTTCGAATAGATTTTTAAGTGTTATCGAAAACATTGTTACAGGTCAGAACCTTTCGGAGTGGCATACGGGAATGAGGGGATACAAAAGAGAAGTGATTGAATCGATTGATTATTTACATAACTCCGATGATTTTGTTTTTGATAGTCAGGTTCTTTTTCAGATTATCGCTAAAGGTTACAGAATAGGAGAAATTCCGGTACCTGTTCGTTACTTCCCCGAGAGCTCAAGTATAAATTTTAAAGCCAGTGTTCGGTACGGAATCGGTACAGTTTGGGAAGCCGTTAAATATCTTTTCTCAAAAAAACAATTCTGA